From a single Anaerolineaceae bacterium oral taxon 439 genomic region:
- a CDS encoding lactoylglutathione lyase, with translation MFTFAHFNFNVFDLDQSLKFYREALGLTPIREKTAGDGSFKIVFLGDGVTGFELELTWLRDRAEPYNLGDLEYHLALTADDYDNAYAKHKAMGVVCYENPGMGIYFISDPDGYWIEIVPKR, from the coding sequence ATGTTTACATTTGCGCATTTCAACTTTAACGTTTTTGACCTTGATCAAAGCCTGAAATTCTATCGCGAGGCGTTGGGACTGACGCCGATTCGCGAGAAAACCGCCGGCGACGGTTCGTTCAAAATCGTCTTTCTGGGCGACGGCGTAACCGGGTTTGAGCTCGAGCTGACCTGGCTCCGCGACCGCGCCGAACCGTATAACCTCGGCGATCTCGAATATCATCTGGCGCTTACTGCCGACGACTATGACAATGCCTACGCGAAGCATAAAGCCATGGGCGTCGTCTGCTACGAGAATCCAGGAATGGGAATTTATTTTATTTCTGATCCGGACGGATACTGGATCGAGATCGTCCCGAAACGGTAA
- a CDS encoding phosphate ABC transporter ATP-binding protein: MEKILVENLDLFYGNFQALKNVSLPIQANEITAFIGPSGCGKSTLLKTLNRMNDLVEDVRISGKIMLDGEDIYGKMDVNLLRKRVGMVFQKPNPFPMSVYDNVAYGPRTHGISGKARLDEIVEKSLRDAAIWDELKDRLKKSALGISGGQQQRLCIARALAVQPEVLLMDEPTSALDPISTSKIEDLAIELKEKYTIVIVTHNMQQAVRISDKTAFFLLGEIVEYNETEQLFSMPENKKTEDYITGRFG, translated from the coding sequence ATGGAAAAAATTCTGGTCGAAAATCTGGACCTGTTTTACGGAAATTTTCAGGCGCTGAAGAATGTCAGCCTGCCGATCCAGGCCAACGAAATTACCGCGTTTATCGGCCCGTCCGGCTGCGGAAAGTCGACGCTCCTGAAAACGCTGAACCGGATGAACGATTTAGTCGAAGACGTCCGAATCAGCGGGAAAATCATGCTGGACGGGGAAGATATTTACGGGAAGATGGACGTCAACCTGCTGCGCAAGCGCGTCGGCATGGTCTTCCAGAAGCCGAATCCGTTCCCGATGAGCGTGTACGATAACGTCGCGTACGGCCCGCGGACGCATGGCATTTCGGGGAAGGCACGCCTGGACGAGATCGTCGAAAAATCGCTCCGGGACGCCGCGATCTGGGACGAGCTGAAGGACCGGCTGAAAAAAAGCGCGCTGGGAATCTCAGGGGGCCAGCAGCAGCGTCTCTGCATCGCGCGAGCCCTTGCGGTCCAGCCTGAGGTATTATTAATGGACGAACCAACGTCGGCGCTGGACCCGATTTCGACGTCAAAAATCGAAGACCTGGCGATCGAATTGAAGGAAAAATATACGATCGTCATCGTGACGCATAACATGCAGCAGGCCGTCCGCATCTCGGACAAAACCGCATTTTTCCTTCTCGGGGAAATCGTCGAATACAATGAAACCGAGCAATTATTCTCGATGCCTGAGAATAAGAAAACCGAAGACTATATCACCGGGAGGTTTGGATAA
- a CDS encoding phosphate ABC transporter permease subunit PstC, translating to MNLRKAFFDKEYRMRIVFLICALASILAVLLICVFLFANGIPAIAEIGPLEFLSGRTWKPSNDIYGIFPMILGSIYVTAGAIAGGVPIGILTALFLAQFCPKPLYRGLKPAVELLAGIPSVVYGFFGMAVLIPRIRATFGGHGNSLLAASILLGIMILPTIINVSEAAIRAVPKSYYEGGLALGSSHERTCVFVLLPAAKSGVMASVVLGIGRAVGETMAVIMVAGNQARVPKGLLKGLRTLTANIVIEMGYAAGLHREALIATGVVLFVFILIINLSFSLISRKDRSA from the coding sequence ATGAACCTTCGGAAAGCTTTTTTCGATAAAGAATATCGGATGCGGATCGTTTTCCTGATCTGCGCGTTGGCGTCCATTCTCGCCGTCCTCCTGATTTGCGTCTTCCTTTTCGCGAACGGAATACCGGCGATCGCGGAAATCGGCCCGCTCGAATTCCTGTCTGGAAGGACCTGGAAACCGTCCAACGATATTTACGGAATTTTCCCGATGATCCTCGGGAGTATCTACGTAACCGCCGGAGCGATCGCCGGCGGCGTCCCGATCGGGATTCTGACCGCTCTCTTTCTGGCGCAGTTCTGTCCAAAGCCGTTGTACCGCGGTTTAAAGCCAGCCGTCGAACTCCTCGCCGGGATCCCTTCAGTCGTTTACGGCTTCTTCGGGATGGCCGTTCTTATCCCCAGAATCCGCGCCACGTTCGGCGGACATGGGAACAGCCTCCTCGCGGCGTCGATCCTGCTGGGAATCATGATCCTCCCGACGATTATCAACGTCAGCGAAGCGGCGATCCGCGCCGTTCCGAAAAGCTATTACGAAGGCGGTCTGGCCTTAGGAAGCTCGCATGAGCGGACCTGTGTTTTCGTCCTGCTGCCAGCCGCGAAATCCGGCGTCATGGCGAGCGTTGTCTTAGGAATCGGACGCGCCGTCGGCGAAACGATGGCGGTGATCATGGTCGCCGGGAACCAGGCGCGCGTCCCGAAAGGACTGCTGAAAGGACTGAGAACGTTGACCGCCAATATCGTCATTGAAATGGGTTATGCCGCCGGGCTCCATCGCGAAGCGCTGATCGCGACCGGCGTCGTCCTCTTCGTCTTCATCCTGATCATCAATCTCAGTTTTTCGCTGATCAGCCGGAAGGACCGGTCCGCATGA
- a CDS encoding pyruvate, phosphate dikinase: MSEKKWVYLFSEVQKAEAYCGGVWDNVRGLLGGKGANLAEMTRIGVPVPAGFTITTEACNEYSKTKEFPAGMWDQVVAAMAETEKQTGKKFGDSENPLLVSCRSGAKESMPGMMDTVLNIGLNDVTVASMIKLTNNPRFVYDIYRRLLHMFSSVVLEIADEHFENLLLQYEAEKGYKVDTEMTAEDWKFICDEYKRIVILQYGKEFPQDPVEQIRLATIAVFKSWMGKRAIDYRRAENIPDSLGTAVNICTMVFGNYGDDSATGVAFTRDPIDGTNKMFGEYLINAQGEDVVAGIRTGSKIEALKDAMPSAYAEFMDITDKLEKHYKDMQDVEFTIERGKLWMLQTRNGKRTAKAAVSIAVQMVNEGLIDKVTAVKRVTTKQVDALLHPQFDNNVLKKTEPVAIGVNASPGAAVGRIYFDADLVVEMKEKENQDCIMVRPFTKPDDVHGMLSAKGILTSEGGATSHAAVVARQFGVPCVVGAASIQIDMDKRTMKIADRIFREGDWISVDGSTGKIYDSRIPVVVPDISEMEDLSQLLSWADEIADLEVWANADYPSDAERARSFGAKGIGLCRTEHMFFDQERLPIVQRMILAKDVEDRVEELNKLLPFQRGDFAGIFVAMSGYPVIIRLIDPPLHEFLPSAVGLEEEIIKKRLDNLADYVSGKPQSKEIQRLVDLKAEVEKLHESNPMMGLRGVRLSIMIPQIVEMQVRAIIEAACDVKKRGFEPKPEIMIPLTGHVNELKTIQPKLESIAKEVMKEQGVEVEYLFGTMIEIPRAAMTAGEIAGVAQFFSFGTNDLTQMTFGYSRDDAEHSFLIPYVEKGILPTNPFQELDRDGVGKLMRIAIEDGRAVRPELKVGICGEHGGDPSSIEWCHLIGNDYVSCSPFRVPIARLAAAKAKIATPHPAARKLTVDKPL, from the coding sequence ATGAGTGAAAAAAAATGGGTTTATCTATTCAGCGAAGTCCAAAAGGCTGAAGCGTACTGCGGCGGCGTTTGGGACAATGTCCGCGGTCTGTTAGGCGGGAAAGGGGCGAACCTCGCCGAAATGACGCGGATCGGCGTTCCCGTTCCGGCCGGTTTTACGATTACGACGGAAGCCTGCAACGAGTATTCGAAAACGAAAGAATTCCCGGCGGGCATGTGGGACCAGGTCGTGGCTGCAATGGCCGAGACCGAGAAGCAGACCGGCAAAAAATTCGGCGACAGCGAAAACCCGCTGCTGGTCAGCTGCCGTTCCGGTGCGAAAGAATCGATGCCGGGCATGATGGATACCGTTTTGAATATCGGGCTGAACGACGTGACCGTCGCTTCGATGATCAAGCTGACGAACAATCCGCGTTTCGTTTACGATATTTATCGCCGCCTGCTGCATATGTTCAGTTCGGTTGTTCTCGAAATCGCCGATGAACATTTCGAAAACCTGCTGCTTCAATATGAAGCCGAGAAGGGCTATAAGGTCGACACGGAAATGACCGCCGAGGACTGGAAATTTATCTGCGACGAGTACAAGCGCATCGTCATCCTCCAGTACGGGAAAGAATTTCCGCAGGATCCCGTCGAACAGATTCGCCTGGCCACCATCGCCGTCTTCAAATCCTGGATGGGGAAACGCGCGATCGACTATCGCCGCGCTGAAAATATCCCTGACTCGCTCGGAACCGCCGTCAATATCTGCACGATGGTCTTCGGGAACTACGGCGACGACTCCGCGACCGGCGTCGCCTTTACCCGCGACCCGATCGACGGGACGAATAAAATGTTCGGGGAATACCTGATCAACGCCCAAGGCGAAGACGTCGTCGCCGGCATCCGGACCGGAAGCAAGATCGAAGCGCTCAAGGACGCCATGCCCAGCGCATACGCCGAATTCATGGATATCACCGACAAGCTCGAAAAACACTATAAAGACATGCAGGACGTCGAATTCACGATCGAACGCGGCAAGCTATGGATGCTCCAGACGCGGAACGGGAAACGCACCGCGAAAGCCGCCGTCTCGATCGCTGTCCAGATGGTCAACGAAGGGCTGATCGATAAGGTCACCGCGGTCAAACGCGTCACGACCAAACAGGTCGACGCGCTGCTCCATCCGCAGTTCGACAACAACGTCCTGAAGAAGACCGAACCGGTCGCGATCGGCGTCAACGCCTCGCCGGGCGCGGCCGTCGGCCGAATTTATTTCGACGCCGACCTGGTTGTTGAAATGAAAGAAAAGGAAAATCAGGATTGTATCATGGTCCGCCCGTTCACGAAGCCGGACGACGTTCACGGCATGCTCTCCGCCAAGGGAATCCTGACCTCTGAGGGCGGCGCCACCTCGCATGCAGCCGTTGTCGCCCGCCAGTTCGGCGTCCCCTGCGTCGTCGGCGCGGCCTCGATCCAGATCGACATGGACAAGCGCACGATGAAAATCGCCGATCGCATCTTCAGGGAAGGCGATTGGATTTCGGTCGACGGTTCGACCGGGAAGATCTACGACAGCCGTATTCCGGTCGTCGTTCCCGATATTTCCGAAATGGAAGACCTGAGCCAGCTCCTGTCCTGGGCGGACGAAATCGCCGACCTCGAAGTCTGGGCGAACGCGGATTACCCGAGCGACGCCGAACGCGCCCGTTCTTTCGGCGCGAAGGGGATCGGCCTCTGCCGAACGGAGCACATGTTCTTCGACCAGGAACGCTTACCGATCGTTCAGCGCATGATTCTGGCGAAGGACGTTGAGGACCGCGTCGAAGAACTGAATAAGCTGCTTCCTTTCCAGCGCGGCGACTTTGCGGGGATCTTCGTCGCCATGTCCGGCTATCCGGTTATTATCCGCCTGATCGATCCGCCGCTGCATGAGTTTCTCCCGTCCGCCGTCGGACTCGAAGAAGAAATTATCAAGAAACGCCTCGACAATCTGGCTGACTACGTCTCCGGTAAGCCGCAGAGCAAGGAAATCCAGCGCCTCGTCGACCTGAAAGCCGAGGTTGAGAAGCTGCATGAATCCAACCCGATGATGGGGCTGCGCGGCGTCCGCTTATCGATCATGATCCCACAGATCGTCGAAATGCAGGTCCGGGCGATTATCGAAGCCGCCTGCGACGTTAAGAAACGCGGATTCGAACCCAAGCCGGAAATCATGATCCCGCTGACCGGGCATGTTAACGAGCTCAAGACGATCCAGCCGAAGCTGGAATCGATCGCCAAAGAAGTCATGAAGGAACAGGGCGTCGAAGTCGAGTACCTGTTCGGTACAATGATCGAGATCCCGCGCGCCGCAATGACCGCCGGAGAGATCGCCGGAGTCGCCCAGTTCTTCTCGTTCGGGACGAACGACCTGACCCAGATGACGTTCGGATACAGCCGCGACGACGCGGAACATTCGTTCCTGATCCCGTACGTCGAAAAAGGCATCCTTCCGACCAACCCGTTCCAGGAATTGGACCGCGACGGCGTCGGGAAGCTGATGCGGATTGCGATCGAAGACGGCCGCGCCGTCCGACCGGAACTGAAAGTCGGTATCTGCGGCGAACATGGCGGAGACCCGAGCTCGATCGAATGGTGCCATCTGATTGGAAACGACTACGTCAGCTGCTCGCCGTTCCGCGTCCCGATCGCCCGCCTCGCCGCCGCGAAGGCCAAGATTGCCACGCCGCATCCAGCCGCGAGGAAACTGACGGTCGATAAGCCGCTCTGA
- a CDS encoding phosphate transport system regulatory protein PhoU: MRVHFTEQMNLLSAELTRMGGLCEKAILKSANSLLNSDPFLAHEVIYLDGEIDEKENEIVSLCYKLLLQQQPVASDLRLISAAMKMVTDMERIGDQAGDIAEIVRSGHTKKFESKTSHIKEMARATIDMVNGAITAFVRRDLELAHAVIAYDDIVDDLFDTVRNDLVETISSTADPDGRQAIGETAIDLLMVAKYLERIGDHAVNIAEWVEFSITGKQKETR; this comes from the coding sequence ATGCGCGTTCATTTTACCGAGCAGATGAACTTATTGAGCGCCGAACTGACGCGGATGGGCGGACTCTGCGAAAAGGCGATCCTGAAATCGGCGAATTCGCTCCTGAATTCCGATCCCTTCCTGGCGCACGAGGTCATTTACCTGGACGGCGAAATCGACGAGAAGGAAAACGAAATTGTCAGCTTATGCTATAAGCTCCTGCTCCAGCAGCAGCCAGTCGCGTCCGATTTACGCCTGATATCCGCCGCGATGAAAATGGTCACCGATATGGAACGGATCGGCGATCAGGCGGGCGATATCGCCGAAATCGTCCGCAGCGGTCATACGAAAAAATTCGAAAGCAAAACCAGCCATATCAAAGAAATGGCGCGCGCGACGATCGACATGGTCAACGGCGCGATTACCGCCTTCGTCCGCCGCGATCTCGAACTGGCGCACGCGGTCATCGCTTACGACGATATCGTCGACGACCTTTTTGATACGGTTCGCAACGACCTGGTCGAGACGATCTCTTCAACGGCGGATCCCGACGGGCGTCAGGCAATCGGCGAAACCGCGATCGACCTGCTCATGGTCGCGAAATACCTTGAACGGATCGGGGACCACGCGGTCAACATCGCCGAATGGGTCGAATTCTCGATCACGGGGAAACAGAAAGAAACGAGATAA
- a CDS encoding phosphate ABC transporter, permease protein PstA: MTAAPPQINRRSFAGQLRTYQKDPLSGAIAFLIWTAAALTISALVVILGYILIRGVPRLTLSLFAFEYNSVNVSLTPALVTTILLTLLALIIAVPLGIFAAVYLVEYAKRGSRLVKIIRLTAETLSGIPSIIYGLFGMLFFVSFLRWGYSILAGSFTLAIMILPLVMRTTEEALIAVPDSYREGSFGLGAGKMRTIFVIVLPSAVPGILAGVILSIGRIVGESAALLYTAGSVAAIPKSSLSSGRSLAVHMYLLATEGIYVDQAYATAVVIIVLVLGLNLISSFLAGKLAKV, from the coding sequence ATGACAGCCGCGCCGCCGCAAATCAACCGCCGCAGCTTCGCCGGTCAGCTCCGCACATATCAAAAAGATCCGCTTTCCGGCGCAATCGCGTTCCTGATCTGGACCGCGGCGGCGCTGACAATCAGCGCGCTGGTCGTTATACTCGGCTATATCCTGATCCGGGGCGTTCCCAGGCTGACGCTCAGCCTTTTCGCCTTCGAATACAATTCTGTCAACGTCTCGCTGACGCCAGCGCTGGTTACGACCATCCTGCTGACGCTGCTCGCGCTGATCATCGCGGTCCCGCTCGGAATTTTCGCCGCGGTTTACCTGGTCGAATACGCAAAGCGCGGGAGCCGGCTGGTAAAGATCATCCGGCTGACCGCCGAAACGCTCTCCGGAATCCCTTCAATTATTTACGGTTTATTCGGGATGCTTTTCTTTGTGTCCTTCCTGCGCTGGGGATATTCGATCCTCGCCGGGAGCTTCACGCTGGCGATCATGATCCTCCCTCTCGTCATGCGCACAACCGAAGAAGCGCTGATCGCGGTCCCGGACTCCTATCGTGAAGGCTCGTTCGGGTTGGGAGCGGGAAAGATGCGAACTATTTTCGTCATCGTGCTGCCGTCCGCGGTTCCCGGAATCTTAGCCGGCGTGATCCTGAGTATCGGACGGATCGTCGGCGAATCCGCCGCGCTGCTTTACACGGCCGGATCCGTCGCCGCAATTCCGAAAAGTTCCCTTTCCTCGGGACGCTCGCTCGCGGTTCATATGTACCTGCTGGCGACGGAAGGCATCTACGTCGATCAGGCGTACGCGACCGCTGTCGTCATCATCGTTTTGGTCCTGGGATTGAACCTGATCTCGTCTTTTCTCGCCGGAAAGCTCGCGAAGGTCTAA
- a CDS encoding phosphate ABC transporter substrate-binding protein: MKKRPYVVFLAALIGLIAAVVRFGCEPGDPFEIAVISREDGSGTRSAFVELTGIEETDPNGEKIDQTTVEAIVANNTNVVMTTVAGNRCAVGYISLGSLNETVKPLKIDGVEISVESIHSDEYKLARPFTVAYRGELSETARDFLDFVLSDAGQAGVASAKYVPVSSGDYRTDGGRSGKIVIGGSSSVAPVMEKLKEAYRALNPGVEIEVQPSDSTTGALNAIEGIVDLAMASRELKGSEREALTPVVIARDGIAVIVHRDNPIESITLAQLRAVFTGELLSWNEFE, encoded by the coding sequence ATGAAAAAGAGGCCGTATGTCGTTTTTCTGGCAGCCCTGATCGGTTTAATCGCCGCGGTCGTCAGGTTTGGCTGTGAGCCCGGCGATCCATTCGAAATCGCCGTCATTTCGCGGGAAGACGGATCGGGAACGCGCAGCGCCTTCGTCGAGCTGACCGGCATCGAAGAAACGGACCCCAACGGGGAAAAGATTGATCAGACGACCGTCGAAGCCATCGTCGCTAATAACACGAACGTCGTCATGACGACCGTCGCCGGGAATCGCTGCGCAGTCGGTTATATCTCGCTCGGGTCGCTGAACGAAACCGTCAAGCCGCTGAAAATCGACGGCGTCGAAATTTCCGTCGAATCGATACATTCGGACGAATATAAGCTTGCGCGCCCGTTTACCGTCGCGTACCGGGGCGAATTATCCGAGACCGCGCGTGACTTTCTTGATTTCGTCCTGAGCGACGCCGGCCAGGCCGGCGTCGCGTCGGCGAAATATGTTCCTGTCTCGTCCGGCGATTACCGGACGGACGGCGGGCGAAGCGGTAAGATCGTTATCGGCGGATCCTCGTCGGTCGCGCCGGTCATGGAAAAGCTTAAGGAAGCGTATCGCGCGCTGAACCCCGGCGTCGAAATCGAAGTCCAGCCGTCCGACTCAACGACCGGCGCGCTCAACGCGATCGAAGGGATCGTCGACCTGGCGATGGCGTCCCGGGAACTGAAAGGATCGGAACGCGAAGCGCTGACCCCGGTCGTGATCGCCCGGGATGGTATCGCCGTCATCGTGCATCGCGACAACCCGATCGAATCGATCACGCTCGCACAGCTCAGGGCCGTTTTCACCGGCGAGCTGCTGAGCTGGAACGAATTTGAATAA
- a CDS encoding pyrroline-5-carboxylate reductase — protein sequence MTKENRKIAVLGVGVMGGAILNGILTKKFCSGSEVTVYDLIPEKVRPFVDTFGVKAAASAKAAVQGAEVVVLAVKPQYINALMEEIAEELDVETLVISIAAGVSLSRLQEYLNTGNLIRVMPNTPARIGSGVSGWIADRSVSEEDKAYVRSFLAQVGIEVEVRNEDQIDQIGAISGSGPAFVYLFMEAMIDTGVHMGMTREAVTELVTQTLIGSAEYLRARGEHPAVLRNEVTSPGGTTAEGLYYLERENFRAAIARCMWACHDRTRQLRNESARREKNLDIRA from the coding sequence ATGACAAAAGAAAATAGGAAAATCGCAGTATTGGGCGTCGGGGTGATGGGCGGCGCAATTCTTAACGGGATCCTGACGAAGAAATTCTGTTCAGGGTCGGAGGTCACGGTTTACGACCTGATCCCGGAAAAGGTCAGGCCGTTCGTCGACACGTTCGGCGTAAAAGCGGCGGCTTCGGCGAAAGCTGCGGTCCAGGGCGCGGAGGTCGTCGTTCTCGCGGTCAAGCCGCAGTATATCAACGCGCTGATGGAAGAGATCGCGGAAGAACTGGACGTCGAAACGCTGGTCATTTCGATCGCGGCCGGGGTTTCCCTGTCGCGCTTGCAGGAGTATTTGAATACGGGGAACCTGATCCGCGTCATGCCGAATACCCCGGCTCGGATCGGTTCAGGCGTCTCGGGCTGGATCGCGGACCGTTCGGTCAGCGAGGAGGATAAAGCCTACGTTCGTTCGTTCCTGGCGCAGGTCGGGATCGAAGTCGAGGTCCGGAACGAGGATCAGATCGATCAGATCGGCGCGATCAGCGGTTCCGGCCCTGCGTTCGTATATCTTTTCATGGAAGCGATGATCGATACAGGCGTGCATATGGGGATGACGCGGGAGGCGGTTACCGAGCTGGTTACGCAGACGCTGATCGGATCGGCGGAATACCTGAGGGCGCGCGGGGAACATCCTGCCGTGCTGCGCAACGAGGTTACGTCCCCGGGCGGGACGACGGCGGAGGGGCTGTATTACCTCGAACGGGAGAATTTCCGCGCAGCGATCGCGCGCTGTATGTGGGCCTGCCACGACCGGACGCGGCAGCTTCGGAACGAGAGCGCTCGGCGCGAAAAGAATCTTGATATCCGGGCGTAG
- a CDS encoding uridine kinase, with protein sequence MEPVYQVHPPSSIIQAELPDGRIISGPRGEPVGQFLAQISGEFDREPVGAIVNHELRELTYRLESNAKIEGVTTAISDGKNIYRRSVVFLLAATFERLFPDADLMVDHSIVSGGLFCRICGLEIGDPKTFYAALESEMRKTVSEDLPIERGKVSIESARRIFEEKDQSEKLQLLKHRKKDYLTMYRLGDYIDYHYGYMVPSTGYLRWFAIEPSENPDEFFLRYPKDGKSTEISPLREDPKILSQFRLYGDWLTKLGIGSIGSLNNAIEKGRIQEVILVSESFHSQRFSQIAQRIADMDPRPRVILIAGPSSSGKTTFSKRLSIELLVHGISPVPIEMDNFFIDRAQSPRDENGEYDFEAVENLNLPLMDDCIHRLIDGGEVQLPRYDFLDGISKPGRTVRIHEDQIIILEGIHGMNPRLLPGIPKAQKFQIYISPLTQLNVDRYNRVSTVDNRLIRRVVRDYRERGYSAEETIKRWASVRAGEDKHIFPYQAFADAYVNSSLVYELSALKPFAETALRQVTFGSIEYIEAKRLLSFLAWVLPLPVELIPANSILAEFVGGSNLKNFSVWKGNSD encoded by the coding sequence ATGGAACCGGTTTATCAAGTTCATCCGCCCTCTAGTATTATACAGGCGGAGCTTCCGGACGGGCGAATTATCAGCGGACCCAGAGGCGAACCGGTCGGCCAATTCTTAGCTCAGATCAGCGGCGAGTTCGATCGCGAACCGGTCGGCGCGATTGTGAATCATGAGCTGCGGGAGTTGACGTACCGGCTTGAATCGAACGCGAAAATCGAAGGTGTAACGACGGCGATTTCGGACGGAAAAAATATTTACCGGCGATCGGTCGTTTTTCTCCTGGCGGCGACGTTCGAGCGTCTATTCCCGGACGCGGATCTCATGGTCGATCATTCGATCGTTTCCGGCGGGTTGTTCTGCAGGATTTGCGGGCTGGAAATTGGCGACCCGAAGACGTTTTACGCTGCGCTGGAGTCCGAGATGCGGAAGACGGTCTCGGAGGATCTTCCGATTGAGCGCGGGAAGGTTTCGATCGAATCCGCGCGGAGGATTTTCGAGGAAAAGGACCAGTCCGAAAAGCTTCAGCTTTTGAAACATCGAAAGAAGGATTATCTGACGATGTACCGGCTGGGCGATTATATCGATTATCACTACGGGTATATGGTCCCGTCGACCGGGTATTTGCGCTGGTTCGCGATCGAGCCGTCGGAGAACCCTGACGAATTTTTCCTGCGATATCCGAAGGACGGAAAGTCAACGGAAATCAGTCCGCTTCGCGAGGATCCGAAAATCCTTTCACAGTTCCGTCTTTACGGCGACTGGCTGACGAAGCTGGGGATCGGATCGATTGGATCGCTGAATAACGCGATCGAGAAAGGCCGGATCCAGGAGGTCATTCTCGTCAGCGAGTCGTTCCATAGCCAACGTTTTTCACAGATCGCGCAGCGGATTGCGGACATGGATCCGCGTCCGAGAGTCATCCTGATCGCCGGGCCGTCTTCTTCAGGAAAGACGACGTTTTCGAAACGACTTTCGATCGAGCTTCTGGTTCATGGGATTTCTCCGGTGCCGATCGAGATGGACAATTTCTTTATCGATCGGGCGCAGAGTCCGCGTGATGAAAATGGGGAGTATGACTTTGAGGCGGTGGAGAACCTGAATCTGCCGCTGATGGACGACTGTATTCACCGGCTGATCGATGGGGGGGAGGTCCAGCTTCCCCGTTACGACTTTTTAGATGGAATCAGTAAACCCGGGCGAACCGTCCGGATCCACGAGGACCAGATTATTATCCTTGAAGGGATTCACGGAATGAACCCGCGGCTCCTTCCCGGGATCCCCAAGGCGCAGAAATTTCAGATTTATATCTCTCCGCTGACGCAGCTGAACGTCGACCGGTACAATCGGGTTTCAACGGTGGATAACCGCCTGATCCGCCGGGTTGTCCGAGACTATCGCGAACGCGGTTATTCGGCCGAGGAGACGATTAAGCGCTGGGCGTCGGTTCGCGCCGGCGAAGACAAGCATATTTTTCCCTACCAGGCGTTCGCTGACGCGTATGTGAATTCTTCGCTCGTTTACGAACTTTCGGCGCTGAAACCGTTCGCCGAGACGGCGCTGCGTCAGGTGACGTTTGGGTCGATCGAGTATATCGAGGCGAAACGGCTGCTGTCGTTCCTGGCGTGGGTGCTGCCGCTCCCGGTTGAACTGATTCCCGCGAATTCGATTTTAGCCGAGTTTGTCGGCGGTTCAAACTTGAAGAATTTCTCCGTCTGGAAAGGGAATTCGGATTGA